A stretch of Triticum aestivum cultivar Chinese Spring chromosome 1D, IWGSC CS RefSeq v2.1, whole genome shotgun sequence DNA encodes these proteins:
- the LOC123180675 gene encoding probable cellulose synthase A catalytic subunit 1 [UDP-forming], producing the protein MAANRGMVAGSHNRNEFVMIRHDGDAPAPGKEVKGAGGQGCQICGDTVGVSASGDVFVACNECAFPVCRPCYEYERKDGVKCCPQCKTRYKRLKGSPRVPGDEEEEDVDDLDNEFNYKQGNGKGPEWQLRGQGEDIDLSSSSRHEPHHRIPRLTSGQQISGEIPDASPDRHSIRSPTSSYVDPSVPVPVRIVDPSKDLNSYGLNSVDWKERVESWRVKQDKNMMQVTNKYPDARGGGGDMEGTGSNGEDMQMVDDARLPLSRIVPIPANQLNLYRIVIILRLIILCFFFQYRVTHPVRDAYGLWLVSVICEIWFALSWLLDQFPKWYPINRETYLDRLALRYDREGEPSQLCPIDIFVSTVDPLKEPPLITANTVLSILAVDYPVDKVSCYVSDDGSAMLTFESLSETAEFARKWVPFCKKHNIEPRAPEFYFQQKIDYLKDKIQPSFVKERRAMKREYEEFKIRINALVAKAQKVPEEGWTMADGTAWPGNNPRDHPGMIQVFLGHSGGLDTDGNELPRLVYVSREKRPGFQHHKKAGAMNALIRVSAVLTNGAYLLNVDCDHYFNSSKALREAMCFMMDPALGRKTCYVQFPQRFDGIDLHDRYANRNIVFFDINMKGLDGIQGPMYVGTGCCFNRQALYGYDPVLTEADLEPNIVVKSCCGGRKKKSKSYMDNKNRMMKRTESSAPIFNMDDIEEGIEGYEDERSMLMSQKRLEKRFGQSPIFTASTFMTQGGIPPSTNPASLLKEAIHVISCGYEDKTEWGKEIGWIYGSVTEDILTGFKMHARGWISIYCMPPRPCFKGSAPINLSDRLNQVLRWALGSVEILFSRHCPIWYNYGGRLKLLERVAYINTIVYPITSLPLIAYCVLPAICLLTNKFIIPEISNYAGMFFILMFASIFATGILELRWSGVGIEDWWRNEQFWVIGGTSAHLFAVFQGLLKVLAGIDTNFTVTSKANDEDGDFAELYVFKWTSLLIPPTTVLVINLVGMVAGISYAINSGYQSWGPLFGKLFFSIWVILHLYPFLKGLMGKQNRTPTIVIVWSILLASIFSLLWVKIDPFISDTQKAVAMGQCGVNC; encoded by the exons ATGGCGGCCAACCGGGGGATGGTCGCGGGGTCGCACAATCGCAATGAGTTCGTCATGATCCGCCACGACGGCGACGCGCCCGCCCCG GGTAAGGAGGTAAAAGGCGCGGGTGGTCAGGGCTGCCAGATATGTGGTGACACTGTTGGCGTTTCGGCCAGCGGCGATGTCTTTGTTGCCTGCAATGAGTGCGCCTTCCCGGTCTGCCGCCCTTGCTATGAGTATGAACGCAAGGATGGGGTCAAATGCTGTCCTCAGTGCAAGACTAGATACAAGAGGCTGAAAG gtagcccccgagttccgggagatgaggaggaagaagatgttgATGACCTGGACAATGAGTTCAACTACAAGCAAGGGAATGGCAAAGGTCCAGAGTGGCAGCTGCGGGGTCAAGGAGAagacattgatttgtcttcatccTCTCGCCATGAACCTCATCATCGTATTCCTCGGCTGACAAGTGGACAACAG ATCTCGGGGGAAATCCCCGATGCTTCCCCTGATCGCCACTCTATTCGCAGCCCAACATCAAGCTATGTCGATCCAAGTGTCCCAG TTCCTGTGAGGATTGTGGACCCTTCGAAGGACTTGAACTCCTATGGGCTTAACAGTGTTGACTGGAAGGAAAGAGTTGAAAGCTGGAGGGTTAAGCAGGACAAAAACATGATGCAGGTGACCAATAAATATCCAGatgcaagaggaggaggaggagacatgGAAGGAACTGGCTCAAATGGCGAAGATATGCAAAT GGTTGATGATGCACGTTTACCTCTGAGCCGTATAGTGCCTATTCCTGCAAACCAGCTCAACCTTTACCGGATAGTGATCATTCTCCGACTTATCATCCTGTGCTTCTTCTTCCAGTATCGTGTGACTCATCCAGTGCGTGATGCTTATGGATTATGGCTAGTGTCTGTTATCTGTGAGATTTGGTTCGCCTTGTCTTGGCTTCTAGATCAGTTTCCAAAATGGTATCCAATCAACCGTGAAACATACCTTGACAGGCTTGCATTGAG GTATGATAGGGAGGGAGAGCCATCACAGCTGTGTCCCATTGATATCTTTGTCAGTACAGTGGATCCACTGAAGGAACCTCCCCTGATCACAGCAAATACTGTTCTGTCCATTCTTGCTGTGGATTACCCTGTCGACAAAGTGTCATGCTATGTTTCTGATGATGGTTCAGCTATGTTAACGTTTGAGTCGCTCTCAGAAACTGCAGAATTTGCTAGGAAGTGGGTTCCGTTTTGCAAGAAGCACAACATTGAACCAAGGGCCCCGGAGTTTTACTTTCAGCAAAAAATAGATTACCTAAAGGACAAAATCCAGCCTTCTTTTGTGAAGGAAAGACGAGCAATGAAG AGAGAGTACGAAGAATTTAAAATACGAATCAATGCACTTGTTGCCAAAGCCCAAAAAGTGCCTGAAGAGGGGTGGACCATGGCCGATGGCACCGCTTGGCCTGGGAATAACCCTAGGGACCATCCTGGCATGATTCAG GTGTTCTTGGGGCACAGTGGTGGCCTTGACACTGATGGTAATGAGTTGCCACGGCTTGTGTATGTCTCTCGTGAAAAGAGACCAGGTTTCCAGCATCACAAGAAGGCTGGTGCAATGAATGCACTG ATTCGCGTATCTGCTGTATTGACAAATGGTGCCTATCTTCTTAATGTGGATTGTGATCACTACTTCAATAGCAGCAAAGCTCTTAGAGAAGCAATGTGCTTCATGATGGATCCCGCTCTAGGAAGGAAAACTTGCTATGTCCAATTTCCACAAAGATTTGACGGCATTGATTTGCACGATCGATATGCTAATCGCAACATAGTTTTCTTTGAT ATCAACATGAAAGGTTTAGATGGCATTCAGGGTCCAATGTATGTCGGGACAGGATGCTGTTTCAATAGGCAGGCCTTGTATGGCTATGATCCTGTATTAACTGAGGCTGATTTGGAACCTAACATTGTTGTTAAGAGCTGCTGCGGTGGCAGAAAGAAAAAGAGCAAGAGCTATATGGATAACAAAAACCGTATGATGAAGAGAACCGAGTCTTCTGCTCCCATCTTCAACATGGACGATATAGAAGAGGGTATAGAAG GTTATGAGGATGAAAGGTCCATGCTTATGTCCCAGAAGAGATTGGAGAAACGATTTGGTCAGTCTCCTATATTTACTGCATCCACCTTTATGACTCAAGGAGGCATACCACCTTCAACGAACCCAGCTTCCCTACTAAAGGAAGCCATCCATGTCATCAGCTGTGGATATGAGGACAAAACCGAATGGGGAAAAGAG ATTGGCTGGATCTATGGTTCAGTTACTGAAGATATTCTTACTGGGTTTAAAATGCACGCAAGAGGATGGATATCAATCTACTGCATGCCACCGCGGCCTTGTTTCAAGGGTTCTGCACCAATCAATCTCTCTGACCGTCTTAATCAAGTTCTCCGATGGGCTCTTGGGTCTGTTGAAATTCTGTTTAGCAGACATTGTCCTATCTGGTACAATTACGGTGGGCGGTTGAAACTTCTGGAGAGGGTGGCTTACATCAACACCATTGTTTATCCAATAACATCCCTCCCACTTATTGCCTATTGTGTCCTTCCTGCTATCTGTCTGCTCACCAACAAATTTATCATTCCCGAG ATCAGTAACTATGCTGGGATGTTCTTTATTCTTATGTTTGCCTCCATCTTTGCCACTGGTATATTGGAGCTCCGATGGAGTGGTGTCGGCATCGAGGACTGGTGGAGAAACGAGCAGTTTTGGGTTATTGGTGGCACATCTGCCCATCTTTTCGCAGTGTTCCAGGGTCTGCTGAAGGTGTTGGCCGGGATCGACACCAACTTCACGGTTACCTCGAAGGCAAACGACGAGGACGGCGACTTTGCCGAGCTATATGTGTTCAAGTGGACCAGTCTCCTCATCCCTCCGACCACCGTCCTTGTGATTAACCTGGTGGGCATGGTGGCAGGCATATCATATGCCATCAACAGCGGTTACCAGTCCTGGGGTCCACTCTTTGGAAAGCTCTTCTTCTCAATCTGGGTGATCCTCCATCTCTACCCCTTCCTCAAGGGTCTCATGGGGAAGCAGAACCGCACGCCAACCATCGTCATTGTTTGGTCCAtcctcctcgcctccatcttcTCCCTCCTGTGGGTGAAGATCGACCCTTTCATATCCGATACCCAGAAAGCCGTCGCTATGGGGCAGTGCGGCGTCAACTGCTGA